One genomic segment of Oncorhynchus nerka isolate Pitt River linkage group LG16, Oner_Uvic_2.0, whole genome shotgun sequence includes these proteins:
- the LOC115144215 gene encoding E3 SUMO-protein ligase ZBED1-like, with protein sequence MSKRSVVWQHFIVVMDDAKKVECKLCKQRFAYHSSTTNMTYHLKTAHPQYSTSASTASSGLTQTTLDQNSPISEKRKREITDGIVDFIALDMRPVNLIEGVGFKDMMKILEPGYTVPKRETVMHALTAKYETTKEKVLESIKNSQAVSFTTDMWTSLRMESYMTVTAHFITEAWGLQCLVLETKQMEENHTAATIAQRLGEVADKYEIPGCKRVAVVHDNAANMILCADILGREEKWAGVKGIRCAGHTLQLCINATLNQDHICRTVVAARLLVAHFKKRTKARKGLKEKQKEQKVVEHVLIQDVSMRWNSSQTMLARLIEQRWPVTAVLSDPNYTGENERNLDLTPAQWNMAEDISNVLKPIVTLTELQSEEENASLSATIPMLANLKRRHLAPVEDDSPTTKSLKTRLVEESDNRWQLKDRLFESSIYVQAAVVDPRFKLLSFLDDAKRDVAYINVSQLADRLSAEGDRDSSTPTDEEVPAPKRKKTDKEREIDMLMCGDEGEKEFPGDSKKEVKYYLQDRTKVDAGPLAWWGKNEDRYPRLARAAKYLLSIPATSTPSERIFSKAGFIFNKTRSCLLPENVDKLVFLSHNLKRLGK encoded by the exons ATGTCGAAAAGGTCTGTAGTATGGCAGCATTTCATAGTAGTAATGGATGACGCCAAAAAAGTGGAATGCAAACTCTGCAAACAGCGGTTTGCTTACCATAGTTCGACAACGAATATGACATATCACTTGAAAACA GCGCATCCCCAGTACAGCACGAGCGCCTCCACTGCTAGCTCAGGTTTAACCCAAACCACCTTGGACCAGAATTCCCCAATCTcagaaaaaagaaagagagagataacggATGGTATCGTGGACTTCATTGCCTTGGACATGAGGCCTGTTAACCTGATAGAGGGCGTGGGATTTAAGGATATGATGAAAATCTTGGAGCCTGGTTACACTGTTCCCAAGAGAGAGACTGTTATGCATGCTCTGACAGCGAAATATGAGACCACGAAAGAGAAGGTTTTGGAGTCTATCAAAAACAGCCAGGCAGTAAGTTTTACAACCGACATGTGGACCTCACTGAGGATGGAGTCATACATGACCGTAACTGCCCATTTCATTACGGAGGCCTGGGGACTGCAGTGTCTTGTGCTGGAGACAAAGCAAATGGAGGAGAATCACACCGCCGCCACCATTGCGCAGAGACTTGGAGAAGTGGCCGACAAATACGAAATCCCAGGATGTAAAAGGGTCGCTGTGGTACACGACAACGCCGCAAATATGATTTTGTGTGCAGATATACTGGGGCGGGAGGAGAAATGGGCAGGCGTTAAAGGAATCAGATGTGCTGGACACACCTTACAGCTGTGCATCAACGCCACTCTCAATCAAGACCACATCTGTCGCACTGTGGTTGCAGCCAGACTCCTTGTGGCTCATTTTAAGAAGCGAACAAAAGCCAGAAAGGGACTAAAGGAGAAACAAAAAGAACAAAAGGTGGTTGAACATGTCCTGATCCAAGACGTTTCCATGCGGTGGAATTCTTCTCAGACCATGTTAGCGCGTCTGATAGAACAGAGATGGCCTGTAACAGCAGTGCTCTCCGACCCCAACTACACTGGAGAAAATGAACGCAACCTTGATCTCACCCCAGCGCAATGGAACATGGCAGAGGACATTTCAAATGTGCTGAAGCCCATTGTCACCCTGACTGAGCTGCAGTCCGAGGAGGAAAATGCATCCTTATCTGCAACCATACCCATGTTGGCCAACCTCAAACGCCGTCACTTGGCACCAGTGGAGGACGACAGCCCCACCACTAAGAGTCTTAAAACAAGGCTGGTGGAGGAATCTGACAACAGATGGCAGCTCAAAGACCGACTATTTGAGAGTAGTATATACGTCCAAGCAGCAGTCGTAGACCCCCGCTTCAAGCTGCTTTCGTTCCTTGACGATGCAAAACGGGACGTAGCCTACATCAACGTGTCCCAGCTGGCCGACCGGTTGAGCGCTGAGGGAGACCGAGACAGCTCTACACCCACAGATGAAGAGGTACCCGCAccaaaaagaaaaaaaacagataagGAGCGAGAGATTGATATGCTAATGtgtggagatgagggagagaaagagtttcCGGGGGATAGCAAAAAAGAAGTTAAGTATTATCTCCAAGATAGAACGAAAGTCGACGCTGGACCACTAGCTTGGTGGGGGAAAAATGAGGACAGGTATCCGAGGCTGGCCAGAGCAGCGAAATACCTCCTCTCGATTCCGGCAACCTCTACTCCATCAGAGCGGATATTTTCCAAGGCAGGGTTTATATTCAATAAAACGAGGAGCTGCCTTCTGCCCGAAAATGTTGACAAGCTGGTGTTCCTGTCGCATAACTTGAAAAGATTGGGGAAGTAG